Within the Vagococcus carniphilus genome, the region AGGAGGACGTAAACATCCACAACAAGAGTTAATTCAAATTGATACGACTGAGATTTTATTTATTGTTGGTGGTGCTTTTGATGGCATTGAAACAATCGTTAAAGAACGTTTAGGCGAAAAAGTCATTGGTTTTGGTTCAAATAATAAAAAACGTGATGAAGACTTAAGTATTATGTCTCAAATTATTCCAGAAGATTTACTTAAATTTGGTTTAATCCCTGAGTTCATCGGTCGATTACCAGTTATGGCTTCATTAGAAAAATTAACAGAAGCAGATTTAGTTCGTATCTTAACTGAGCCTAAAAATGCGTTGACTAAACAATATAAAAAATTATTGTCACTAGATGATGTTACTTTAGACTTTACACCAGGAGCTCTTAATGCGATTGCTTCTCAAGCAATTGAAAGAGACACAGGTGCACGTGGACTTAGATCAATTATTGAGCATGTCATGATGAATGTGATGTATGAAATTCCAACACGTGAAGATGTCGCTAAAGTGGTTATTACAAAAGAAGCAGTTGATGGTGATGGCCAACCAGAATTACAAAAGAAAAAAGTTAGTTAATTTGTAAAGTTTCGAGGATTACTCCTCGGAACTTTTTTTATTTTGTCATAAAATTTACGTTTACTTTATTTAAAAGATGGAATGACGTAAAGAAAAAGTAAAACAGGAGTTATTTTTACATATATTTTACAGATAAAAGGGATTAAATTTTACATTGGCTTGTTACACTCTGTGTGTAATCAAAATATTAAAGGAGTTATTACAACCATGAAAAAAATTCTCTTATCATTATCAACAGTAGGTATTTTATTTACATTAGCAGCGTGTGGAGGTTCTTCTGATACGAAAGATTCAACAGGAGAAAGTAAAAAGGCAAGTTCAACTGAAAAAGTGGAAATAACATCAGTTGGGTCAACAGCCTTACAACCACTTGTTGAAAAAGTAGCGGAAATTTATATGACAGATAATCCTAACTATACAATCACTGTACAAGGCGGTGGAAGTGGTACTGGATTAACCCAAGTATCAAGTGGTGCAGTAGATATTGGTAATTCAGATGTTTATGCTGAGGAAAAAGACGGCATTGATGCTTCTAAAATTGAAGATCATCAAATTGCAGTAGTTGGTGTTGCTCCAGTTATCAATAAAGAAGCAGGTGTTAAAGATATTACGAAAGACCAATTAAAAGATATCTTTACAGGAAAGACGACTAACTGGAAAGATGTTGGTGGTAAAGATCAAAAAATTGAAATCATTAATCGTGCAGCAGGAAGTGGAACTCGTGCAACATTTGAAAAATGGGGACTAGAAGGAGCAGAACCTGCAAAAGGGCAAGAGCAAGATTCTTCAGGAACGGTTAGAAAAATCGTTGCAGAAACACCAGGCGCTATTAGTTACTTAGCTTTCTCATACATTGATGAGTCTATTCAAGGCTTAGCAATTGATGGGGTGGAACCAAAAGATGAGAATGTTACTGACAACTCATGGAAAATTTGGGCATACGAGCATATGTATACACAAAAAGATGCTAAGAAAGAAGTCATCACATTCCTTGATTATATGAAGAGTGATGATGTCCAAAAAAATGTGATTAAAGAATTAGGATACATTGCCATTTCAGATATGAAGGTTGAAAGAGACCTAGATGGGAAGATAAAATAACAAGCATTCATTTAGAAAGCACCGTCGTTCTGTGGTATAGTAAAATAAATTGATAATTGACGGAAGGGACGTGCTTTTGAGTGAAAAGAATTTTAGTTGTGGATGACGAACTATCGATTACCACACTGTTAAAATACAACCTTGAAAAAGAAAATTTCGAAGTTGAAGTTTGCCACGATGGTGAGTCTGCCTTGGAACTAGCAACAAACAATCAGTTTGATTTTATCATTCTTGATTTGATGCTACCTCAAATTAATGGTTTTGAGGTTACAAAGCAATTACGTAAAAATAATATCCATACACCCATTATCATGCTGACAGCTAAAGATGAAACCCTAGATAAAATTATTGGCTTAGAAGTTGGTGCAGATGATTATGTCACAAAACCCTTTAGTCCCCGTGAGTTAATTGCACGAATTCGTGCTGTTGAAAGACGTTTAGAATTAGCAGGAAATAAACAAACTGAGTCTACTTCTGGTGAGGAGATTCAAGTAGGAAACTTAATTGCTTATCCTAAAAATTACCGCGTGACAAAAGATGGTGAGGAGTTAAATTTTACTAAAAAAGAATTTGAGTTACTCATTTATTTTATGGAACGACAAAATCGAATCATTGGAAGAGATGAGTTGATGAATTCTATTTGGCAAGATGATATGTATCATCTGTCACGCACAGTTGATATTCACGTGAGTCACTTAAGAGAGAAAATAGAAGATGATCCTAAAAAACCGAAATTTATAAAAACGGTTCGAGGATTTGGTTATAAATTTCAGGAGTCAGATGCATGAGAAGACATAAAAAAGAGTTAACCCCTCAACTCGTCTTAATATTGATTGTCTTCTTATTTATAGGAGGTGGTTTTTATACCACCTCTTTTTTTAAGGAAGAAGTGTTAAGTCAACAAAAGGAAAAGTTAACAACAGAGATTGATATGTTGACACCCTACTTGTTTGAAGGAAATAAGTTATCGATTGATGAAAAAAAATTAGATGATAGTATCACAAAGACAGAAAGATTAACCATTTTAGATGAGAATGGTGATATTCAATATGATTCTACACATGGTTCACTTGCTAAAGGAACAAGGGAAAAGAGACCAGAAATTAGAAAAATATTGGAAGAAGGACAACAAGAAGGTTA harbors:
- a CDS encoding phosphate ABC transporter substrate-binding protein PstS family protein translates to MKKILLSLSTVGILFTLAACGGSSDTKDSTGESKKASSTEKVEITSVGSTALQPLVEKVAEIYMTDNPNYTITVQGGGSGTGLTQVSSGAVDIGNSDVYAEEKDGIDASKIEDHQIAVVGVAPVINKEAGVKDITKDQLKDIFTGKTTNWKDVGGKDQKIEIINRAAGSGTRATFEKWGLEGAEPAKGQEQDSSGTVRKIVAETPGAISYLAFSYIDESIQGLAIDGVEPKDENVTDNSWKIWAYEHMYTQKDAKKEVITFLDYMKSDDVQKNVIKELGYIAISDMKVERDLDGKIK
- a CDS encoding response regulator transcription factor gives rise to the protein MKRILVVDDELSITTLLKYNLEKENFEVEVCHDGESALELATNNQFDFIILDLMLPQINGFEVTKQLRKNNIHTPIIMLTAKDETLDKIIGLEVGADDYVTKPFSPRELIARIRAVERRLELAGNKQTESTSGEEIQVGNLIAYPKNYRVTKDGEELNFTKKEFELLIYFMERQNRIIGRDELMNSIWQDDMYHLSRTVDIHVSHLREKIEDDPKKPKFIKTVRGFGYKFQESDA